The genomic interval ACTCTCTCCCGCTGGCGGGAGAGATGCCCCGAAAGGGGCAGTGAGGGTGGCGCAGCATCTCGTCTCGTGAGGGCGTTCGCGGGGATAGACTCCCCCCTCACTGTCGCTTTCGCGACATCTCTCCCCGCCGGGGCGAGAAGACTGGGGAGGTATGCGGCGACGAAACGTGCACGATTGATGCGTACCGGACCTTAAACCGTGCCGCCGAGCGAGGATTCCAGCTCGACCATCTCGCGGCCGCCGGCCATCATGTCCTGCAGCTCCTCCGCGCCGATCTCGCCGCGTTTCGCCGTGCCGAGCGTGTGGCCGTGGTTGATGACGGTGAAGCGGTCGCCGACGGCGAGCGCGTGGCGGACATTGTGGGTGATGAAGATCACGCCCACGCCGGCCTTGCGCACCCGGTCGATAGTGGAGAGCACATTGGCGGTCTGGCGCACGCCGAGCGCCGAGGTCGGCTCGTCGAGGATCAGCACCCGCGCGCCGAAATAGACCGCGCGGGCGATCGCCACGGTCTGCCGCTCGCCGCCCGACAGCGTGCCGACGGCCTGATCGGCGGAGCGCAGATGGATGCCCATCTTCGCCATTTCGTCAACGGTGATCGCGCCGGCCTTCTTGTGATCGAAGACCTTGATCGGGCCGAAGCGCTTCTCCGGCTCGCGACCCATCCAGAAATTGCGGGTCACCGACATCAGCGGGATCATCGCCAGGTCCTGGTAGACCGTGGCGATGCCCGCCGCCATCGCGTCGCGCGGGTCCGAGAAGGTTCGCTCCTTTCCGTCCACCAGAATGCGCCCCGCGCTTGGCTTGTGAACGCCCGACATGGTCTTGATGAAGGTCGATTTGCCGGCGCCGTTATCGCCCAGAAGGCAATGGCATTCTCCGGCGAAAACCGAAAGCGACACGCCGGCAAGCGCAATGACGGCACCGAAATGCTTTTCGATGTCGACGAGTTCGATCAGGGGTTCGCTCATCTCAGCGTTCTCCCGTTATGGAGCGGCGGATATAGGTGTTGAGGATCACCGCCAGAAGCAGGATGACGCCCAGGAACACCCGAAACAGCGAGCTCTCGACGCCGGCGAAGAACAGGCCCTGCTGGACCACGCCGAAGATCAGCGCGCCGAGGGCCGCACCGATGACGGAGCCGTAGCCGCCGGTCAGAAGCGCGCCGCCGATGACAACCGAGATGATCGCCTCGAACTCCTTCAGCAGCCCGCGATCGGCCGCCGCCGAGCCGAATTCCATCACCTGGCAGGTGGCGAAAACGGTGGCACAGAAAGCGGTGAGCATGAACATCAGGATTTTCACCCGGTTCACCGGCACGCCGACATAGCGCGCCGCCTGGGCATCGCCGCCGGCGGCAAAGATCCAGTTGCCGAATTTGGTGCGCACCAGAATGAAATGTCCAACGATGATCAGCGCCAGCGCCCAGACCATCAGCATCGGAATGCCCTCGACCACCGGTTGGCCGGCGCGGGGGCCGGCGACGAAGGTGCCGATCATGTCGTGCTCGGCGAGCCAGGAGAACAGCCCCTTCAGCACCGTGCCGCCGAACAGAGCGGCCAGCCAGTCGCCCTCGGCCGCCTCACGCACGCCGCCGATGATGGTCTTCGAGGTGGTGGTGATGGCGATATAGATGGTGAGGCCCCTCAGGATGAACAGAAAGGCGAGCGTGACGATGAACGAGGGGAGCCCGGTGCGGATCACCAGATAGCCGTTGAGGGCGCCGATGGCGAGCGCCAGCGCGAAGGCGGCGAGGATCGCGAGCCAGGCGGGCACGCCGAGCTGCACCGTCAACAGTGCGATGATGATGCCGGAAAAGCCGATCATCGAGCCGATCGAAAGATCGAACTCGCCGGCGATCATCAACAGGCAGGCGCCGACGGCGAGGATCGCGAACTGTGCCGAGACCGTGCCCCAGTTGATGAAGCCCTCGGCGGAAAACATGCCGCTGTCGCCGGCAATGAACATGAACAGCACGAACACCAGAATGGTGCCGCAGATGCTGCCGAGCTCCGGACGCACCAGCGCCTTGCGCCAGCGCGGCACCGCGCGCATGCGCTCCTCGGCGACCATTTCCTCGATCGGCTTGGGTGTTTCGGACATGGACAAGACCATTCCTTCTGGCAGGCAAACGGGCGGCAGCGCGGCGGCGCGCGCCCCTCTTTGCGTGTTGGCAGGAAAACGCCGCGCGCCCACAAGGGGCACGCGGCGCCTGTCATTTAGCGGTACTGACCGGCGTATTTCTCAACCAGTTCGATATTGTCCTTGGTGGTGAAACCGGGACCCGAATTGATCGAGTTGGACGGCATGACGCCGTAACGCGCGTAGTTCGTCAGAAGAACCACCGGCAGATAGCCCTGCAGATAGGGCTGCTGGTCGATCGCGAAGTTGATGGTGCCGGCCTTGATGGCATCGGCGATCGCGGTCGAAAGATCGAACGTGCCGAAATAGACCTCGCCCGACTGGCCCATTTCATCGAGCGCGGCAAGCGTCGGCTCTGCCGAGTTCGGGCCGAGCGTCAGGATGGCGCCGGTATCGGGATGGGCGTTGAGGTAGGCCATCACCTTCGACTTGACTTCCGAGGGGTCCATGCCGCTGTCGATCATCTGGTCGCCGAGTTCCACGCCGAGCCCATCGGCAAAGCCCTGGCAGCGTTCCACCGAGGCCGGGTTGGTGATGTAGTGGTTGACGCAGACGAAGCTTTCCGCGCCGGATTCATTCTTCGCGCGTTCGCCGGCAAGCTTGCCGGCGGTATATTCCGGCTGGCCGATATGCATCATCGCGCCGAGTTTCTTCGACTGCTCCTCGGTGCCCGAATTGATGGTGATCACCGGAATGCCCTTGGCAACGGCGTCGGAGACCGGGCCGGAAAGCACGTCGTAATCGGCGATGGTGACGATGATGCCGTCCGGATTGGAGGCGGTCGCCTGCTGGACGATGCGCGCCATGTCGGCAAGGTCGCCGGAGGCGGGATTGCGATATTCCACTTCGACATCCATCTGGTCGCCCGCCACATTGATGGCGTTCTTGATGGTGTTCCACCAGCTGTCGCTGTCGGGCGCATGCGAGATCAGCACGAAACGCTCGCCTTCGGCCTGAGCTGCCGCGGGCAGCATGGCGCCAAACGCAAGTGCCGTGGCCGCAAGGGCCAGTAATTGCTTCTTCATGGATTCCTCCCGTTCAAAACCGGGGCCATCTCCTCACAGCCGGCCGGTCTTCTCCCAAACGCGGCCCGTTCCCCGTGCCGCATGAAAAAGAATTTATATTCCATTCTTTCTCACTTCAATATTTATTTGCTATTTTCTGCTTTGCACGGGTGAACATTAGCATAAAGTATAACAAGCTATCTGGCCGACGCGGAAAGTCAGGCCCCGCTTCGCCCCGCCATTTACGGGCCGAAAGCCTTTCGCCCAAAACGGAAAAACCCCGGCGATCGCTCGCCGGGGCTTCCCAATAACTGCGTTGCCTTAAGGCCTCAGTCCTTCTTCTTGGGCATCAGCCGGAGGCCGAGTTCGCGGAGCTGGGCCGGTTCGGCCTCGGAGGGGCCGCCCATCAGAAGGTCCTGGGCCTGCTGGTTCATCGGGAACAGCGCGACCTCGCGCACGGTCTTGGCGCCGGCGAGCAGCATCACGATACGGTCGATGCCGAAAGCGCAGCCGCCATGCGGGGGCGCGCCATACTGGAAGGCGCGGTAGAGGCCGCCGAACTGCTCCTCGACGTCCGCGGCGCTCTTGCCGGTAATCTCGAACGCCTTGACCATGACCTCCGGCAACTGGTTACGGATCGACCCGGAGGCGATCTCGTAGCCGTTGCAGACGGCGTCATACTGATAGGCCTTGATCGTCAGCGGGTCCTGGTTTTCCAGCGCATCAAGACCGCCCTGCGGCATCGAGAACGGGTTGTGCGAGAAATCGACCTTCTTCTCGTCTTCCAGCCATTCGTAGAACGGGAAGTCGACGATCCAGCAAAGCTCGAACCGGTCCTTGTCGGTGAGCCCCAGCTCATCGCCGACGC from Martelella mediterranea DSM 17316 carries:
- a CDS encoding sugar ABC transporter substrate-binding protein, giving the protein MKKQLLALAATALAFGAMLPAAAQAEGERFVLISHAPDSDSWWNTIKNAINVAGDQMDVEVEYRNPASGDLADMARIVQQATASNPDGIIVTIADYDVLSGPVSDAVAKGIPVITINSGTEEQSKKLGAMMHIGQPEYTAGKLAGERAKNESGAESFVCVNHYITNPASVERCQGFADGLGVELGDQMIDSGMDPSEVKSKVMAYLNAHPDTGAILTLGPNSAEPTLAALDEMGQSGEVYFGTFDLSTAIADAIKAGTINFAIDQQPYLQGYLPVVLLTNYARYGVMPSNSINSGPGFTTKDNIELVEKYAGQYR
- a CDS encoding ABC transporter permease — its product is MVAEERMRAVPRWRKALVRPELGSICGTILVFVLFMFIAGDSGMFSAEGFINWGTVSAQFAILAVGACLLMIAGEFDLSIGSMIGFSGIIIALLTVQLGVPAWLAILAAFALALAIGALNGYLVIRTGLPSFIVTLAFLFILRGLTIYIAITTTSKTIIGGVREAAEGDWLAALFGGTVLKGLFSWLAEHDMIGTFVAGPRAGQPVVEGIPMLMVWALALIIVGHFILVRTKFGNWIFAAGGDAQAARYVGVPVNRVKILMFMLTAFCATVFATCQVMEFGSAAADRGLLKEFEAIISVVIGGALLTGGYGSVIGAALGALIFGVVQQGLFFAGVESSLFRVFLGVILLLAVILNTYIRRSITGER
- a CDS encoding ATP-binding cassette domain-containing protein, whose amino-acid sequence is MSEPLIELVDIEKHFGAVIALAGVSLSVFAGECHCLLGDNGAGKSTFIKTMSGVHKPSAGRILVDGKERTFSDPRDAMAAGIATVYQDLAMIPLMSVTRNFWMGREPEKRFGPIKVFDHKKAGAITVDEMAKMGIHLRSADQAVGTLSGGERQTVAIARAVYFGARVLILDEPTSALGVRQTANVLSTIDRVRKAGVGVIFITHNVRHALAVGDRFTVINHGHTLGTAKRGEIGAEELQDMMAGGREMVELESSLGGTV